The Mercenaria mercenaria strain notata chromosome 8, MADL_Memer_1, whole genome shotgun sequence genome has a segment encoding these proteins:
- the LOC123566102 gene encoding uncharacterized protein LOC123566102, giving the protein MADKTPQKPRGTGIDGVELFNMDCVVCKKNKILTEAQYHCKYCGVMCENCSAKHQKTPKQTGHWAQKIKRIRQELPTSAPSFSSIKKCEHHPNRHIKGYCLDHGELYCNDCMRDRHFDCTVESVEVMSEDVSREPHMIDARNELEDLKRRNKMARNGKKDEIAHLQKQAEKFEAHLRQVRDKINVIFDDMLQAILRDKDAFCKAEEEIITKDISECTDVAPVLETASSNFDDSFRSGGKTEMWISLKKLQSVLNHYDEIVTKIENDKSEVKFEFVPSKHLKALLESPENIGTMKVTSSRLYGNDVTLNTNKTETDPKGKTKLKLPWAKNGDIQQEPWKINRIDTKGVVGLPSVVTTPQIGRSSSVVGLTTLKSPDGKIKSRSRGGTSKHDYIDKDKVTGPVFGPIKNVKLTYLGRKEILISSDTELTCVTGSTFLPNGRLVLVDNHNKSLKLLNGEFELLSSTVFEERPWNVTHCYKSVVAVSFPYDNTVVLITTGQDMQNEGKIKTDRTCLGMAFHKTEKWLYIACGKGADAQIQAYSLEGYLRKVIIPKSGVFLEPCYMVMSADCTKLFVSDLYNGIICFNTKSGDLIYQYKDKKIKRYWDLALDTDGRVYVVTTGPDCIYVLMGDHNGQLVTEFRAGNHPCSLSYSSIIKSLVVTRWKAEDVEVLRFV; this is encoded by the exons ATGGCTGATAAAACACCTCAAAAACCCAGAGGTACTGGAATTGACGGAGTTGAACTCTTCAATATGGATTGTGTGGTttgtaagaaaaacaaaattttaaccgAGGCTCAATACCATTGTAAGTATTGTGGCGTGATGTGCGAGAATTGTTCTGCAAAACATCAGAAAACACCCAAACAGACAGGTCACTGGGCACAGAAAATCAAGCGAATCCGCCAAGAACTTCCGACATCCGCCCCATCCTTCAGTTCTATTAAGAAATGTGAACATCATCCCAACAGACACATTAAAGGCTACTGTTTAGACCATGGGGAGTTGTACTGTAATGATTGTATGAGGGACCGTCACTTTGATTGTACTGTGGAAAGTGTAGAAGTTATGAGCGAAGACGTGTCGCGGGAACCGCACATGATTGACGCGAGAAACGAACTGGAGGACCTTAAACGCAGAAATAAAATGGCGCGAAATGGCAAAAAAGATGAAATCGCCCATCTGCAGAAACAAGCTGAAAAGTTTGAAGCTCACTTACGACAAGTTAGAGACAAAATTAATGTCATATTCGATGATATGTTACAAGCAATTTTACGAGACAAGGATGCTTTCTGCAAGGCAGAGGAGGAAATAATAACAAAAGATATTTCCGAATGCACGGACGTTGCTCCAGTACTGGAAACTGCGTCTTCGAATTTTGACGACTCATTTCGAAGCGGGGGTAAAACGGAAATGTGGATTTCACTGAAAAAGCTACAGAGTGTGTTAAATCACTATGATGAAATTGTCACAAAAATCGAAAATGACAAAAGTGAGGTCAAATTCGAGTTTGTGCCGAGTAAACATTTGAAAGCTTTGCTCGAGTCACCAGAAAATATCGGGACGATGAAAGTGACGTCATCAAGGCTCTATGGGAATGATGTTACACTGAATACgaacaaaactgaaactgatccAAAAGGCAAAACTAAACTTAAACTTCCGTGGGCAA AAAATGGGGACATTCAGCAGGAACCCTGGAAGATAAACAGAATTGACACTAAAGGCGTTGTAGGTCTCCCTAGTGTTGTCACTACGCCCCAGATAGGGAGAAGTTCCTCAGTAGTAGGGTTGACCACACTCAAATCCCCTGACGGAAAAATAAAGTCTCGTAGCCGGGGAGGGACATCTAAGCACGACTATATTGACAAAGATAAGGTGACTGGCCCTGTCTTTGGACCCATTAAGAACGTTAAGCTGACATATTTAGGACGAAAAGAGATTCTTATATCCTCGGATACTGAGTTGACCTGTGTTACTGGCTCAACATTTCTTCCGAACGGCCGGCTAGTCCTCGTGGACAATCATAATAAATCACTGAAGTTACTGAATGGAGAGTTTGAGTTACTGTCTAGCACCGTTTTTGAAGAACGACCTTGGAATGTCACCCATTGTTACAAGTCGGTTGTCGCTGTCTCGTTTCCTTACGACAATACAGTTGTGTTGATAACAACAGGGCAGGACATGCAGAATGAAGGTAAAATCAAAACGGATCGTACTTGCCTAGGAATGGCGTTTCACAAGACAGAGAAATGGCTCTATATTGCATGTGGGAAAGGCGCGGATGCACAGATCCAGGCCTATTCCCTTGAAGGATATCTGAGAAAGGTTATAATTCCAAAGTCTGGAGTTTTCCTAGAACCATGTTACATGGTTATGTCGGCGGACTGCACGAAACTGTTTGTATCTGATCTGTATAATGGAATAATTTGTTTCAATACCAAATCTGGTGACCTGATTTACCAGTATAAGGATAAAAAGATCAAGCGATACTGGGACTTGGCCCTCGACACAGACGGACGTGTGTATGTTGTGACAACTGGTCCGGACTGCATATATGTCTTAATGGGCGACCACAACGGGCAGCTTGTAACTGAGTTCCGAGCCGGAAACCATCCGTGCTCTCTCAGTTATAGTTCTATTATAAAAAGTCTAGTTGTAACCCGATGGAAGGCTGAAGATGTAGAAGTACTTagatttgtttaa